Proteins from a single region of Geothrix sp. PMB-07:
- a CDS encoding serine O-acetyltransferase, protein MSKPCSESPADLQVIVEALTEASAALSEMPLGRRKFPSRTVLETLVEELRALLFPGYFGASELKAETLPYHLGAQLERVRHGLSDQIQRGLMASDPACGDCGARSLELASAFLARLPEVRRLLGTDIEAGFEGDPAAVSPEEVLFSYPGLLAITSQRLAHELLKLGVPLLPRMITEQAHSLTGIDIHPGAQLGERFFIDHGTGVVIGETCVIGRNVRLYQGVTLGAKSFPLDAEGHPTKGVPRHPVVEDDVIIYSNATILGRVTLGRGSAIGGNVWLTHSVPPGSVITQANEKDGMPA, encoded by the coding sequence ATGTCGAAACCCTGTTCCGAATCCCCCGCGGACCTGCAGGTCATTGTCGAAGCCTTGACCGAGGCCTCGGCAGCCTTGTCCGAAATGCCCCTGGGGCGGCGCAAATTCCCCTCCCGCACGGTACTGGAAACCCTGGTGGAGGAGCTGCGGGCCCTGCTCTTCCCAGGCTATTTCGGGGCCTCGGAGTTGAAGGCGGAAACCCTGCCCTACCACCTGGGGGCCCAGTTGGAACGGGTGCGCCACGGCCTTTCGGATCAGATCCAGCGCGGCCTCATGGCCTCCGATCCCGCCTGCGGCGACTGCGGGGCGCGCTCCCTCGAACTGGCCAGCGCCTTCCTCGCCCGCCTGCCGGAGGTGCGCCGCCTGCTGGGCACCGACATCGAGGCCGGTTTCGAGGGTGATCCCGCCGCCGTGAGCCCCGAGGAAGTGCTCTTCTCCTACCCTGGCCTGCTGGCCATCACCAGCCAGCGCCTGGCCCACGAGCTGCTGAAACTGGGGGTGCCCCTGCTGCCCCGCATGATCACCGAGCAGGCCCACAGCCTCACGGGCATCGACATCCACCCCGGCGCCCAGCTGGGCGAACGCTTCTTCATCGACCACGGCACGGGCGTGGTCATCGGCGAGACCTGCGTCATCGGCCGCAATGTGCGCCTGTACCAAGGCGTGACGCTGGGCGCCAAGAGCTTCCCCCTGGATGCGGAGGGCCACCCCACCAAGGGCGTGCCGCGTCACCCGGTGGTGGAGGATGACGTCATCATCTACTCCAACGCCACCATCCTGGGCCGGGTCACGCTGGGCCGGGGCTCGGCCATCGGCGGCAACGTTTGGCTCACCCACAGCGTGCCCCCCGGCAGCGTCATCACCCAGGCCAACGAAAAGGACGGCATGCCCGCATGA
- a CDS encoding phage holin family protein, with amino-acid sequence MNTVLRFLFSAIGLLVACTFVRGLGHGTFLDLLVVAVILAALNTTLGSLLKLIAFVPMACSFGCFSLVINGLVFWLAGSLSSRLGLNFTVSGFWAGFFGALVSSVVASILGAIFIPKDRQRPQGPAPRIKVVN; translated from the coding sequence ATGAACACCGTGTTGCGATTCCTCTTTTCCGCCATCGGCCTGCTGGTGGCCTGCACCTTCGTCCGCGGCCTGGGCCACGGCACCTTCCTTGATCTGTTGGTGGTGGCCGTCATCCTCGCGGCCTTGAACACCACCCTCGGCAGCCTCCTCAAACTCATCGCCTTCGTGCCCATGGCCTGTTCCTTCGGCTGCTTCAGCCTGGTCATCAACGGCCTGGTCTTCTGGCTGGCGGGATCGCTCTCCAGCCGCTTGGGCCTGAACTTCACGGTGAGCGGCTTCTGGGCGGGGTTCTTCGGCGCCCTGGTCTCCAGCGTGGTGGCCTCCATCCTGGGCGCGATTTTCATCCCCAAGGACCGGCAGCGGCCGCAAGGGCCCGCACCCCGCATCAAGGTCGTGAACTAG
- a CDS encoding 1-acyl-sn-glycerol-3-phosphate acyltransferase, with amino-acid sequence MPHRPWLRPLLIWILGGLALALAVSLCFLLTPFMGGRRAFWLVAPRYIRLTAWAFGIRRELEGWEALPEAIRDGSQAALFIGNHASLFDPPLMISTLPCRPVFIAKRELARVPFLGWVIWLADFIFIDRDQRGAAKHSLEKAAARIREGQSIVAFPEGTRSRDGKLLPFKKGVFNLVLATEVPVVPFAIEGGLDILPKHTWRVSGGPYRIRVGEPLDPSRYADRDALLKAAEGAVASLMASSRP; translated from the coding sequence ATGCCCCATCGTCCCTGGCTGAGGCCCTTGCTGATCTGGATCCTGGGGGGCCTGGCCCTGGCCCTGGCGGTGAGCCTGTGCTTTCTGCTCACGCCCTTCATGGGCGGCCGCCGGGCCTTCTGGCTGGTGGCTCCGCGCTACATCCGGCTCACGGCCTGGGCCTTTGGCATCCGCCGGGAGCTGGAGGGGTGGGAGGCGCTGCCCGAGGCCATCCGGGACGGTTCCCAGGCGGCCCTGTTCATCGGCAACCACGCCTCGCTCTTTGATCCGCCCCTGATGATCTCCACGCTGCCATGTCGTCCTGTGTTCATCGCCAAGCGGGAGCTGGCGCGGGTGCCTTTCCTGGGCTGGGTGATCTGGCTGGCGGATTTCATCTTCATCGACCGCGATCAGCGTGGCGCGGCGAAACACAGCCTGGAAAAAGCGGCGGCCCGCATCCGCGAAGGGCAGAGCATCGTGGCCTTCCCTGAAGGCACCCGCAGCCGCGATGGGAAGCTGCTGCCCTTCAAGAAAGGCGTCTTCAACCTGGTGCTCGCCACCGAGGTTCCCGTGGTGCCCTTCGCCATCGAAGGCGGCCTGGACATCCTGCCGAAGCACACGTGGCGCGTGTCTGGAGGGCCCTACCGCATCCGGGTGGGCGAGCCGCTGGACCCCAGCCGCTACGCTGATCGCGATGCGCTGCTGAAGGCCGCCGAGGGCGCCGTGGCCAGCCTGATGGCTAGTTCACGACCTTGA
- a CDS encoding peptidylprolyl isomerase, with protein sequence MIRTLICTLALAFPAVAQAPAATPNQAPAPEATPAPVAKPRVQILTSYGPVVVELEPELAPKTVANFLQYVQEGFYKRTIFHRVIDGFMIQGGGMTENLDEKPTHAALFNEAPLTFKAGLKNSRGTIAMARTENPHSASSQFYINLADNPSLDPREGAGAAGYGYCAFGRVVSGMEAVDKIGKVRTEWRRGMGDIPQFAVFIKDAVLLSAQ encoded by the coding sequence GTGATCCGCACCTTGATTTGCACCCTGGCCCTGGCCTTCCCTGCGGTGGCCCAAGCCCCGGCTGCCACTCCCAATCAGGCACCTGCGCCTGAGGCCACGCCTGCTCCGGTGGCCAAGCCCCGCGTGCAGATCCTGACCAGTTACGGCCCGGTGGTGGTGGAGCTGGAACCGGAACTGGCGCCCAAGACCGTGGCGAACTTCCTCCAGTACGTGCAGGAGGGCTTCTACAAGCGCACCATCTTCCACCGCGTGATTGACGGCTTCATGATCCAAGGTGGCGGCATGACCGAAAACCTGGACGAGAAGCCCACCCACGCGGCCCTCTTCAATGAGGCGCCCCTGACCTTCAAGGCCGGCCTCAAGAACAGCCGCGGCACCATCGCCATGGCCCGCACTGAGAACCCACACAGCGCCTCGTCGCAGTTCTACATCAACCTGGCGGACAACCCCAGCCTGGATCCCCGGGAAGGCGCCGGCGCGGCAGGCTATGGCTACTGCGCCTTCGGCCGCGTGGTGTCGGGCATGGAGGCCGTGGATAAGATCGGCAAGGTGCGCACCGAATGGCGCAGGGGCATGGGCGACATTCCGCAGTTCGCCGTGTTCATCAAGGATGCAGTGCTGCTGTCGGCCCAGTAG
- a CDS encoding A24 family peptidase has translation MALFDLPPWMVSLLLAPFGLVLGSFGNVLIHRLPQEEPADRNVITKASHCPGCKAKIKPWHNVPLFGWLWLRGKCAACGWKIPFRYPLVELLTGLLFAASPWVFPFGTLIWFKGLVCGFALIVLFFTDFTEMMLPDVLQFPLMVLGVLLTLPQIFRPEALVNVWSGQNTLLQTLTFHNGLQPAPAYHGFEPAVTWQASLIGMTVGYGVPALVNQLYKWIRKADGLGMGDFKMLAWLGAFWGWAPMLGILFVGAALGAAVGVPLMLLRRSNGQTMLPFGCFLAVATPVIVFFGRALWLGYLGWMA, from the coding sequence ATGGCCTTGTTCGACCTGCCCCCCTGGATGGTTTCTCTGCTGCTGGCCCCCTTCGGGCTGGTGCTGGGCTCTTTCGGCAATGTGTTGATCCACCGCCTGCCCCAAGAGGAACCCGCCGACCGCAACGTCATCACCAAGGCCAGCCACTGCCCCGGCTGCAAGGCGAAGATCAAGCCCTGGCACAATGTCCCGCTCTTTGGCTGGCTGTGGCTGCGGGGCAAATGCGCGGCCTGCGGCTGGAAGATCCCCTTCCGCTACCCCCTGGTGGAGCTGCTCACGGGGCTGCTCTTCGCGGCCTCCCCCTGGGTATTTCCCTTCGGTACGCTCATCTGGTTCAAGGGTCTCGTTTGCGGCTTCGCCCTCATCGTGCTGTTCTTCACGGATTTCACGGAAATGATGCTGCCGGATGTGCTCCAGTTCCCCCTGATGGTCCTGGGGGTGCTGCTGACCCTCCCGCAGATCTTCCGGCCCGAGGCCTTGGTAAACGTTTGGTCTGGCCAGAACACCCTCCTTCAAACCCTGACCTTCCACAACGGCCTGCAGCCCGCCCCGGCCTACCATGGCTTCGAGCCCGCGGTCACTTGGCAGGCCAGCCTCATCGGGATGACCGTGGGCTACGGCGTGCCGGCCCTCGTCAACCAGCTCTACAAGTGGATCCGCAAGGCCGACGGCCTGGGCATGGGCGATTTCAAGATGCTGGCCTGGCTGGGCGCCTTCTGGGGCTGGGCCCCCATGCTGGGCATCCTCTTCGTCGGAGCGGCCCTGGGCGCCGCCGTGGGTGTCCCCCTCATGCTGCTGCGCCGCTCCAACGGCCAGACCATGCTGCCCTTCGGCTGCTTCCTGGCGGTGGCCACCCCGGTGATCGTCTTCTTCGGCCGGGCCCTGTGGCTGGGCTACCTGGGCTGGATGGCCTGA
- a CDS encoding dienelactone hydrolase family protein, with the protein MRHLIATRWLSPALGLTLGMTLGVGALQAQPVQTGFLDRTITAEGRERRYQIYVPADYSADKAWPVILFLHGAGERGEDGREQSAVGLGPAIRKNPARFPAIVVFPQARPDTQWVGAEADLALAALDKTLGEYRGDPNRIYLTGMSMGGHGTWHLAYRETKRFAAVAPICGWIKGRPGSPLGAPAVPFDQGTALPTMALRLAKTPVWIFHGDQDPLVPVGASREAAEALRAIGAPVQYTEYPGVGHNAWDATYGSAAFIQWLFAQKRP; encoded by the coding sequence ATGCGCCACCTGATTGCAACCCGATGGCTGAGCCCAGCGCTGGGCCTGACGCTGGGCATGACGCTGGGAGTGGGCGCACTCCAGGCCCAACCTGTGCAGACGGGATTCCTCGACCGCACCATCACTGCCGAGGGCCGTGAGCGTCGCTACCAGATCTACGTGCCCGCCGATTATTCGGCGGACAAGGCCTGGCCCGTGATCCTCTTCCTCCATGGGGCCGGAGAGCGCGGGGAGGATGGTCGTGAGCAGAGCGCTGTGGGCTTAGGACCGGCCATCCGGAAGAACCCCGCCCGCTTTCCCGCCATCGTGGTGTTTCCCCAGGCCCGCCCGGACACCCAGTGGGTGGGGGCGGAGGCGGATCTGGCCCTGGCCGCTCTCGACAAAACCCTCGGTGAGTACCGCGGCGATCCCAACCGCATTTACCTTACGGGGATGTCCATGGGGGGCCATGGCACCTGGCACCTCGCCTACCGGGAAACCAAGCGGTTTGCGGCGGTGGCGCCCATCTGCGGCTGGATCAAGGGCCGCCCGGGTTCGCCCCTGGGGGCCCCGGCGGTGCCCTTCGACCAAGGCACGGCCTTGCCCACCATGGCGCTGCGGTTGGCCAAGACGCCGGTCTGGATCTTCCACGGCGACCAGGATCCCCTTGTGCCGGTCGGTGCCTCGCGGGAAGCGGCCGAGGCGTTGCGGGCCATTGGCGCTCCGGTGCAGTACACGGAGTACCCGGGCGTTGGCCACAACGCCTGGGATGCGACCTATGGTTCCGCTGCCTTCATCCAGTGGCTCTTCGCGCAGAAGCGGCCCTGA
- a CDS encoding GreA/GreB family elongation factor, with translation MNRAFMKDPDDAGRPEEVPERPQSPHPNYVTPTGLRQLELLAADLSARRDRLREDGKLADPQALATVQRDLRWVEGRLQRAIRVEPAAQSPERVGFGMIVVVQDEAGRIETYCIVGEDEAAPALGKISWVSPLAEALRHAEVGDEVVWRRPAGQKRLEVIGIRPGPAE, from the coding sequence TTGAACCGGGCCTTCATGAAGGATCCGGACGACGCGGGGCGACCGGAAGAGGTGCCTGAACGCCCGCAGAGTCCCCACCCGAACTATGTGACGCCGACTGGGCTCAGGCAGCTGGAGCTGCTGGCCGCGGACCTTTCCGCTCGCCGCGACCGCCTGCGCGAGGATGGGAAGCTCGCCGATCCGCAGGCGTTGGCGACGGTGCAGCGGGACCTGCGCTGGGTGGAGGGGCGGCTCCAGCGGGCCATCCGGGTGGAGCCCGCTGCCCAGTCGCCCGAGCGGGTCGGCTTTGGGATGATCGTGGTGGTCCAGGACGAGGCGGGCCGGATTGAGACCTACTGCATCGTGGGTGAGGATGAGGCCGCCCCCGCGCTGGGGAAGATCAGCTGGGTCTCGCCCCTGGCAGAGGCCCTCCGGCACGCCGAGGTTGGCGACGAGGTGGTGTGGCGGAGGCCAGCCGGCCAGAAGCGGCTGGAGGTGATCGGCATTCGGCCCGGCCCGGCGGAGTGA
- the mce gene encoding methylmalonyl-CoA epimerase — protein sequence MKLLRINHLGIAASGLDEAMARMAKLFDMAPDHTEDVPEQKVKTAFFPVGESTLEYLESTDPEGPVGKFLAKRGPGIHHVCFEVDDIDTAVAGLLAKGVRMIDQAPRSGAHGCRVAFIHPAETGGVLMELSQGSGTTPAHG from the coding sequence ATGAAACTGCTGCGCATCAACCACCTGGGCATCGCCGCCAGCGGCCTCGACGAGGCCATGGCCCGCATGGCGAAGCTCTTCGACATGGCCCCCGATCACACCGAAGACGTGCCCGAGCAAAAGGTGAAGACGGCCTTCTTCCCCGTGGGCGAAAGCACCTTGGAATACCTGGAGAGCACGGACCCTGAAGGCCCCGTGGGCAAGTTCCTCGCGAAGCGCGGCCCCGGCATCCACCATGTCTGCTTCGAGGTGGATGACATCGACACCGCCGTGGCGGGCTTGCTGGCCAAGGGGGTGCGCATGATCGACCAGGCCCCGAGGAGCGGCGCCCATGGCTGCCGCGTGGCCTTCATCCACCCAGCGGAAACCGGTGGTGTGCTGATGGAACTGAGTCAGGGATCCGGGACCACGCCTGCCCATGGGTGA
- a CDS encoding DUF2492 family protein: MSEPLYGHDLLSLLVEKGGTCALDELRTLSVAAHGPAAIYCNCHGDSFDFDGVIAFLGSKGKVRVADGTVSLGMAPACQH, encoded by the coding sequence ATGTCTGAACCTCTCTACGGCCACGACCTGCTGAGCCTGCTGGTGGAGAAGGGTGGGACCTGCGCCTTGGATGAGCTGCGGACCCTGTCGGTCGCCGCCCATGGCCCTGCGGCCATCTACTGCAACTGCCACGGCGACAGCTTCGACTTCGATGGCGTCATCGCCTTCCTGGGCAGCAAGGGCAAAGTCCGCGTGGCGGATGGCACGGTGAGCCTGGGCATGGCTCCGGCCTGTCAGCACTGA
- the tmk gene encoding dTMP kinase: protein MQGVFITIEGVEGSGKSTQLLRLSERLRHLELPVVVSKEPGGTALGRELRRLLLERHASGETWCPEAELLLFYADRAQHLETTIRPALAEGKIVLVDRFEDSTRAYQGASGVAESSMDRLNELVLRGLRPHLTVMLDMDPEASLQRVEVRNLALGAEFAETRFDEAELEFHRRVRNRFLAIAQNHPNRVALIPARDPVDQVEAVIWQRVAPLLRSAGFGVD from the coding sequence GTGCAGGGCGTGTTCATCACCATCGAGGGCGTGGAGGGGTCGGGCAAGTCCACCCAGTTGCTTCGTCTCTCCGAGCGCTTGCGGCATTTGGAACTGCCCGTGGTGGTGTCGAAAGAGCCCGGCGGCACCGCACTGGGCCGCGAACTGCGACGCCTGCTGTTGGAGCGCCACGCCAGCGGCGAAACCTGGTGTCCCGAGGCGGAACTGCTGCTTTTCTACGCGGACCGCGCCCAGCATCTTGAAACCACCATCCGGCCGGCCCTGGCAGAAGGGAAAATCGTTCTGGTGGATCGCTTTGAGGATTCCACCCGGGCCTACCAGGGCGCCAGCGGCGTGGCTGAATCCTCCATGGATCGCCTCAATGAGCTGGTGCTGCGCGGCCTGCGGCCCCACCTCACCGTGATGCTGGACATGGATCCCGAGGCCTCGCTGCAGCGCGTGGAAGTGCGCAACCTGGCCCTGGGCGCCGAATTCGCGGAAACGCGCTTTGATGAAGCCGAGCTGGAATTCCACCGGCGGGTGCGCAACCGCTTCCTGGCCATCGCCCAGAACCACCCCAACCGCGTGGCCCTCATCCCCGCCCGGGATCCCGTGGACCAGGTGGAAGCCGTCATCTGGCAGCGGGTGGCGCCGCTCCTGCGCAGCGCTGGCTTCGGGGTCGACTGA
- a CDS encoding zinc-ribbon domain-containing protein has product MAEAIHCPSCTTRYRLSPERLKPVIRRAKCFQCGGVFPVGDVVQRLLAPASQSVPQPAPLHSGTAGFTLDDVAAAHAYVPEPSPQPQLQPDPDKVPTLELSDLDVADAEILEKTLVESPGTLPETKAGVAGGPIPFPPEITETTLSGYTSARDAIEKLFGNVPAAASALKVNREPGTMDMEATMSALDTTLGAPTPPSARGAESPGDGPTASGLTEEDLAGPSSSTMRLSQEDLQAIVDAAPPATAKPAEPTVALRASDLLAAKGSPAGTQAPTFAPLNESQETGAELLRLKIGEDIYGGLTMPQIIAWVEEGRILENHLVARQQSENWLEAHKVPGLRPVFERLRRERSGGAPSLNPGIGEIAPKKSLFGGLFGKN; this is encoded by the coding sequence GTGGCCGAAGCGATCCATTGCCCGAGCTGCACCACGCGCTACCGCCTCAGCCCCGAGCGGCTGAAGCCGGTCATCCGCCGTGCCAAATGCTTCCAGTGCGGGGGCGTGTTCCCGGTCGGAGATGTCGTGCAGCGGCTGCTGGCGCCTGCGTCCCAGTCCGTTCCCCAGCCCGCGCCTCTGCACAGCGGCACGGCGGGTTTCACCTTGGATGATGTGGCCGCGGCCCACGCCTATGTGCCGGAACCCAGCCCACAGCCCCAGCTTCAGCCCGACCCCGACAAGGTGCCCACCCTGGAGTTGAGTGACCTGGATGTGGCCGATGCCGAGATCCTCGAAAAAACCCTCGTGGAGTCGCCCGGAACCTTGCCCGAGACCAAGGCCGGGGTGGCCGGAGGCCCCATTCCCTTCCCCCCGGAAATCACGGAGACCACCCTCTCCGGCTATACCTCCGCCCGGGATGCCATCGAGAAGCTCTTCGGCAATGTGCCCGCTGCCGCCTCCGCCCTGAAGGTGAATCGGGAACCCGGCACCATGGACATGGAAGCCACCATGTCCGCCCTGGACACCACCCTGGGCGCACCCACACCCCCCTCGGCCCGTGGCGCCGAATCCCCGGGTGATGGCCCCACCGCCTCAGGCCTGACGGAAGAAGATCTGGCCGGGCCGTCCAGTTCCACCATGCGCCTCTCCCAGGAAGACCTCCAGGCCATCGTGGACGCCGCTCCGCCCGCCACGGCCAAGCCAGCTGAACCCACTGTGGCGTTGCGGGCTTCGGACCTTCTTGCCGCCAAGGGATCTCCCGCCGGGACGCAGGCCCCCACCTTCGCCCCCCTCAACGAATCCCAGGAGACCGGCGCGGAGCTGCTGCGCCTCAAGATCGGCGAGGACATCTACGGCGGCCTCACCATGCCCCAGATCATCGCCTGGGTGGAGGAGGGCCGCATCCTCGAGAACCACCTTGTGGCCCGGCAGCAGAGCGAGAACTGGCTGGAAGCCCACAAGGTGCCCGGCCTGCGGCCCGTCTTCGAGCGGCTCCGCCGGGAACGCAGCGGCGGCGCGCCCAGCCTGAACCCCGGCATCGGCGAGATCGCCCCCAAGAAGAGCCTCTTCGGCGGCCTGTTCGGAAAGAACTGA
- the rfaE1 gene encoding D-glycero-beta-D-manno-heptose-7-phosphate kinase gives MRLDRSQAETLLQRMEGRKVAVLGDVMLDEYLFGEVNRISPEAPVPIVRVLKERSVLGGAANVAANLKALGTEPLLIGTLQKDVAGDRLLGLLTDLGISISGLVLDASRPTIIKTRVIGQQQQMLRIDREDPGMPEAAVLLGLKDRLERALASASALIVSDYNKGAVNAPVMEAVRSLCAERNLPWIVDPKPGNKALYRGATLMTPNTKETSELTARPARSDMEVTVAGRALMAELELRGLLVTRSERGMALFSPDAEHAAPWMIPTEAREVFDVSGAGDTVIAAFSAAIAAGADWREAAMLANAAAGVVVAKVGTATVTPAELLEHYREQEAN, from the coding sequence GTGAGACTCGACCGGAGCCAGGCCGAAACCCTGCTCCAGCGCATGGAAGGCCGCAAGGTGGCCGTGCTGGGCGATGTGATGCTGGATGAGTACCTCTTCGGCGAGGTGAACCGCATTTCCCCCGAGGCGCCGGTGCCCATCGTGCGGGTGCTGAAGGAGCGCTCTGTTCTGGGCGGCGCCGCGAACGTGGCGGCCAACCTCAAAGCCCTGGGCACCGAGCCCCTCTTGATCGGCACCCTGCAGAAGGATGTGGCCGGGGACCGTTTGTTGGGCCTGTTGACCGACTTGGGCATCTCCATCTCGGGCCTGGTGCTGGATGCCTCCCGCCCCACCATCATCAAGACCCGCGTCATCGGCCAGCAGCAGCAGATGCTGCGCATTGACCGCGAGGATCCGGGCATGCCTGAGGCCGCAGTGCTGCTGGGCCTGAAGGACCGCCTGGAGCGGGCCCTGGCTTCAGCCTCGGCACTCATCGTTTCGGACTACAACAAGGGCGCCGTCAACGCACCCGTGATGGAAGCGGTCCGCTCACTCTGCGCCGAGCGGAACCTGCCCTGGATCGTGGATCCCAAACCCGGAAACAAGGCCCTCTACCGTGGGGCCACCCTGATGACGCCCAACACCAAGGAAACCTCGGAGCTGACGGCGCGACCTGCCCGCTCTGACATGGAGGTGACCGTCGCGGGACGTGCCCTCATGGCGGAGCTGGAACTCAGGGGCCTGCTGGTCACCCGCAGTGAGCGGGGCATGGCGCTCTTCTCGCCCGATGCCGAGCACGCCGCGCCCTGGATGATCCCCACGGAGGCCCGCGAAGTCTTCGATGTGAGCGGTGCCGGGGATACCGTCATCGCCGCTTTCAGTGCCGCCATCGCCGCTGGCGCCGACTGGCGCGAGGCCGCCATGCTGGCCAATGCCGCCGCAGGCGTGGTGGTGGCCAAGGTCGGCACCGCCACCGTCACCCCTGCCGAATTGCTGGAGCATTACCGCGAGCAGGAAGCGAATTAG
- a CDS encoding Trm112 family protein, whose protein sequence is MPLDPRLLEILCCPACHGDLLERAEGLHCQSCGLLYPIEDGIPVMLIDSAKKVAL, encoded by the coding sequence ATGCCGCTCGATCCCCGCCTCCTCGAGATCCTCTGCTGTCCGGCCTGCCACGGTGACCTGCTGGAGCGGGCCGAGGGACTGCACTGCCAGAGCTGTGGGTTGCTTTATCCCATCGAGGACGGCATCCCCGTGATGCTGATCGACTCTGCCAAGAAGGTGGCCTTGTGA